CAAGGTGATGGAGAACGAAGCGGGTGAGCAGGTCATCGGGGATGTGCCGGATCACGGACCTGTGAAGAACGAGCCGGGCATCGAGAATGTCCGAGGCACGCTGGCGATGGCAAAGCTCGGCGGTGATCCCGACTCGGCAACGAATCAGTTCTTCATCAACCTGGGTGATAACCGGGCGAATCTCGACAACCAGAATGGCGGGTTCACGGTGTTCGCTGAGGTGATGCCGGAAGACTTGCCCATGTTGGATAAGCTGAATCGCTTGGAACGCGTCAATGCCAACGGACCGTTCACAGACCTGCCGCTGCTGGAGATTCCTGAGGGTGATGCGGTGGACCTGGCGGGGCTGCTGATCATCGAGACAGCCCGGGTGGTGGACCCCGAGGCTGAGGCGGTGGAGGCGGGCTCGGAGACGGAATAACTGGCCCAGCCGGTTGTTTTCAAGCCGGTTTCACGGGATTTTGACTCGACCGGGTTGGGGATGTGGGGTATTTTTGGGCATACCTCTGCCCGGTTTGTCGCCAAGGTTGTGGGTGACGGCTTGATGGGCCTCCAGTGAAGATGGGAAAGATGAGCATGCGAAAGTCTCTGTTGGCAGTTGGTGCTGTGGTGTCGCTGGGGGGTGCGGGGCTGGCCGCCGCTGACCCGCTGGTGGTTGGTATCGGCACCGGCAACACCGTGGCACGTTTCGAGACGGTGCTGGGACCGATCCACATCGAGGTCTTCGATGCGGTGAGCCCAAGCGGAACCAACGGGGCGTATGAGACGACGATCACACCAGCGACGGCGACGAACTTCAAGACGCTGATTGTGCAGGACGCCTATCAGTACATGTTCTTTCACCGCTCGGCGTTTCTGGGGAATGGCGAGCCGTTTGTCGTGCAAGGCGGGGGCTTTCGTGTGACCGATCCGGTGAGTGGATCGCTGGCGTTCGTTGCTGACAACGGCACGGTCATCAATGAGCCGGGCATCTCGAACACGCGCAGCACGATCGCGATGGCGAAGACGGCCGCTGGCCCGGATACGGCGTCAAATCAGTTTTTCTTTAATCTCGGAGACAACAGCGCGAATCTGGATTTCCAGAATGGCGGGTTCACGGTATTCGCACGGGTGCTGGGCAACGACATGGACATCGTGGACCAGATCTCGGCGTTGCTACGCATCAATGCCTCTACGATTCATCCGGCGTTTAATGAACTGCCCGTGCTGAACCCGCCTGTGGGCGGACAGATCCTGCTTAGCGACCTGGTGATCACCAACGACGCCTTCCTGCTGGTGCCCGGGGACGCGAACTTCGATAGCGTGGTCGATCTGATTGATCTCTCGACGCTGGCGACGAACTTCCAGACTTCGGCGATCGGGGCCGAGTTTGGCGACTTCAACTTCGACGGCGTGGTGGACCTGATCGATCTCTCGACGCTGGCGAGCAACTTCGGTGCGGGCACGACGGTGCCTGAGCCGGTGTCGGCGGCGCTGCTGGGGGCTGGGTTGGTGGGGCTGAAGCGTCGACGCTAAGCGGCGCGTCGCCTGCGGAGCAACGAGAGCGCGAGCAGCGTCGTCAGGGTCGTGGGTTCGGGGATGAGGACGAGTTCGGCGTCGCCACCGATCTGGCCGATGACGCGGCGGAAGTTGGTACTGGAGCCATCGGAAACTCCGAGATCGAGAACAGCCAAATCACCGTCTGCGAGGACGACTTGGAGAAGATCACCGCCGAGATAACGCTGTGATTTAGGGAAAACAACCTCGGAATAGAGGTGTTGTTCACTCTCGCTTGCGATAAAGAGGTTCATCAGGGGGTAGTTGAGTTGGCTAAACAGCAGCTGGGTGTCGGCTTTGGGCTCCTCGCCTTCCTGTAAAATCAGATTATTAAGGTTGTTGAAGACAGTTTGTGTTCCATTCAGATCAATCTGACGGATCGCAGAACCCTGCAGATCGGCTTTTAGCGAGCCGATCACGCCGGAACTTGTCATGGCAAGGGTATAGGTGGTGTAGCCTGGCAGTCCTGGAGTTGGCTCACTGCTTTTGAGCGAGAGCGTGATTTCGCCAGTCACATCGGTGATGGTGGGCTCTGGTTCTGGAGGTTGGTAGTCGAGAGGCCAGATGTAAACGCTGGGATCACCGATCCGTCCCGAAAACTCGACGATACGCCCCTCCTGAGGACTCACCGCTTTTAAGTGGTAGTTAGCTGCGCCGTTGTCAGGAAGAACAATCCTTGCAATATCTCGGTTTGTAAATCCAGCGTCACCACGCAGGCCGAACACCGCATCGACATGGCGGTCACTTTCTGCTGCTCTGATTAGATGGACTGCCTCGATGCTTCGATTAAACAGCAGTTGGGTATCGTGCCTAGGGTCCATTCCGAGGTAATCAAGAAAAATATTATTTTCCTGGAAAATGGTTGAAACACCCTCGGGTTGAACTTGATTGAGAGAGGATGCCAGAACATCGAGCTCCATGGCATTAACGACACCGGTATCAATGGCAAGGTTCATAATGTGCGCTGTGTAGCCGGGGAGACCTTCGATTTCTTCCTGAAGAAAACTCAGGGTCATCGTCGCCGCGGTCGACATCGATGTATTTGTTAAAAGAAACGCTGAAATCAAGCCTGCTGCTATCCCAGATCGGTTCATGGCTAACTCCTTTGAAAATTAAAGCAAAACATCTGGCTTAATCTCCAATACTCGATCCTATCGACCGCCTGCACTTTCCCAGCAACAAACTCGGCCATCTGGCAAAAAATTATCGGGGTACAAAGTGAAGCCGGGCTCAATGCTTGGCTGCTGCCGATGAAAGGGTCATGACGACAGCGAGGTCCACTGTGGTTCCAGAGAATGATCGCCGTTCGTTCTCCTGGCGAGCCCGATTGCTGCTTGGCCTGGAGTCGGTCTTCCCCCCTGCCGTGGCGGAGGTCCCCTCCGGCGAAGCCGAGCAGGCGGAGCACGAGTACGGCAAGGCGGCGGGGAGTTACCAGCGCTTTGTCAATGAGTTGGGCCGGGTCGAGGGTCTCGACATCCTCGACTTCGGCTGCGGCTGGGGCGGGGAGTCGGTCTGGCTCGCCGAGCGCGGGGCGCGCGTCACAGGATGTGACATCAGCAGCTCGGCCATCGAGCATGCCCGGGCCTTTGCGGAGCGACGGGGTGTGCTGGGCGGGCCAAAGGGCGTTGTGTTTGCGGAGGTCGGGGCGACGGAGCTGCCGTTCGAGAACGGTCGCTTCGATGCGGTGTTCTCGACGGACGTGTTCGAGCATGTGATGGATCTGGAGACTGTGCTCCGCGAGCTGCGGCGCGTGCTGCGGCCGGGCGGGGTATTGCTGACACGGTTTGGCCCGCTGTTCTACAGCCCGCTGGGGTATCACCTGAGATGGGTCACTCAGGTGCCCTGGGCGCATCTGATGTTCGGGCTGGGGCCGGTCATGGAAATCCGCAATACCCGTCGTACGCCGATGGACGTGTCGAGCTGGGAGGAGACGGGCCTCAATCGGGCGACGTTCGAGCGATTCCGTCAAGCGGTCCATACGAGCGGCTTCGAGGTAAAGCGTCTCGAGCGGATTCCCGTCAAGGGGCTGAGGCCTCTGGCGATGCTGCCGGGCGTCGGCGATTTGATGACGTTTGGGGTCGATGCTCGTCTGGTGGCCTGAGCCCGCCGGATTGCGGGAGTCGGAGCGTGCCGCCAGAATGCGGGGATGAAGACCATCTCTCGCGCGTTGCTGTTTGTTCTGATCCTATCCGGGGCGTGTTCGTCAGCGTGGGCGACGTTGCAGTTGCCCTCGGTGTTTGGCGATCACATGGTGCTGCAGCGGGATCAGGAGATCCCGGTCTGGGGCAAGGCGGATGCGGGCCAGGCGGTGACCGTGCAACTATTGGAGGTGGACAACCCGCGTCCGCTGGCTCAGGGGTTCACGCAGGCCGATGCACAGGGCCGCTGGCGGATTGATCTTCAGGAGCAGCCGGCGGGCGGGCCGTATCGGCTGGTGGTGCGAGGCGGGGACGTCGTGACGTTGGATGACGTCTATCTGGGTGAGGTGTGGTTGTGCTCGGGTCAGTCGAATATGGAGTGGCCCGTGCGCCTCTCTAATAACGCGGACGCCGAGGCGATGGCAGCGGATGATCCGCTCATCCGACACTTTGATGTGCCACGGACGATCTCGCCTCTGCCTCTGGATGACACCGAGTCGGTGTGGACAGTCGCGTCACCTTCGACAGTCCCGCACTACACGGCGGTGGGTTACTTCTTTGCGCGCGAACTGCGTAACAAACTTGGCGTACCGGTTGGGCTGATCAACAGCACCTGGGGCGGCACGCGGATCGAGCCCTGGATGCCGCCTCACTCCTTGGCGGAATATCCCGAACTGCTGGCTGAGGCCGAAGCGGCAGCGGAGAAGGCACGATCCTTCACAGGGAGTGTGGAGGAAGCAGCGACCGAGGTCGAACGCGAGCAGGAGGCCTACACGCGCGCGGTGGCAGAACGCCGTCGCCGGGTGATCGAGGGCGGGACGGGACTCGCCGATGGTTGGGCAGAGCCCGGTCTTGATGTCAGCGACTGGACCAACATGGCCGTGCCGGGCAACTGGGAAGACAGCGGGATCGAGGAGTTTGATGCCTTTGATGGCGTGGTGTGGTACCGACGGACGTTCGATATCCCCGCCTCATGGGTCGGACGTGACCTGGTGCTGGAACTGGGTGGGATCGATGACATCGACACGACCTATGTCAACGGAACCGAGGTCGGCAAGACCGGCTTCGATGCGGGGGATCACTGGCGAAAACCACGCGTCTACCAAGTGCCCGGCACGTTGATCACGGGCTTGCGGGTAACGCTGGCGATCCGGGTGGGCGACTGGTACTACGCGGGCGGGTTCAATGGCACAGCCCGGGACATCCTGGTTCGTCTGGCCGAGCCTCGGCCGGGCTCACAGGAGACCGTGGTTCGTCTGGCGGGTGTGTGGAAGGCAAAGATCGATGCGGCGGGCGTGGCAGGGCCGATGCCGCCAGCGCCAGCGTCGGCGGCGCTGGGTGATGCGACGAATCGAACCCCTACGGCGCTCTATCACGGGATGATCCAGCCGGTGCTGCCTTACGGGATCCGGGGCGCGATCTGGTATCAGGGCGAGTCGAACGCGAGTGAAGCCGAGCGATATCGCGATCTGATGCCCGGGCTGATCAACGCCTGGCGAGCGGACTGGGGGGATGAGGCGATGCCGTTTGGGATCGTACAACTGGCCAACTTCATGGAGGTCCGGACCGACCCCCGCGAGTCGGCGTGGGCGGAGCTGCGCGACGCGCAACTCAACACCGCGAAGACCATGGACAACGTCGGCCTGGCCGTCATCATCGACATCGGCGAAGCCGATGACATCCACCCGCGCAACAAGCAGGACGTCGGCAGCCGACTCGCTCGATGGGCCATGGCAGACGCTTATGGCCAAGAGGGCGTCGGTTGGAGCGGGCCGATGTTTGATCGCGCGTTCTTCGTCGACAACAAGGTCATCGTGACCTTCGATCTCTTCGGCTCACGGCTGGCGACCCGAGACGGCTCGGCTCCCGCAGGGTTCGCGGTACAGGATGAGATGGGAACATGGCACTGGGCCGAGGCACGCATCGAGGGCGATCGCGTCGAGGTGTGGTGTGATGAGGTCCCGTCGCCGGTCGCGATCCGGTACGCGTGGGCGGACAACCCGGTGTCGGCGAATCTGGTGAACACCGAGAAGCTCCCCGCGTCGCCGTTCGAGGCCTCCATGCCTGAGTCGGAATAAGGCTTCGGATTCACCACTCGGCCGAGCGCGCCGCGAGCGTCTGCATCATCGTGTTGCACACGGTCTCGGCGTCCGGGCAAGCGTCGAGGATGGCATAGTGCTCGGGGTCACGGGTCGCCTGGTCGAGATAGCCCTGCCGGACTTTGCGGTGGAACGTCTCGCTGCGGAGTTCGATCCGGTCCTTGGCCTGATCAAACTCCTGCTGCCGGGTCAGGGGGTTCATCCGCGCCGCGGCGGTCTGCTCATCGACATCGAACACCAGCACCAGGTCCGGCCAGGTCCGCCCGACCGCGACACGAGCCACGGCACGGATACCGTCGAGCGACAACCCCCCCGCCGTGCCCTGATAGGCCAGCGTCGAGGAAACAAAGCGGTCAGCGATGACCAGAGCCCCGCGTTCGAGCGCGGGCCGGATTTTTTCGGCCAGGAGCTGAGCCCGGCTCGCCATGAACAGCAGCATCTCGGCGGTGAGGTCGATGGCATCAGCATTCGCCGGGTCCAGCAGGACGCTGCGCACCTGCTCGCCGACGAATGTCCCCCCCGGCTCGCGGACGGTGACCACTTCCAAACCCGCCTGCTCCGCCGCTCGGATCAGCCGGTTGATCTGGGTGGACTTGCCCGAGCCATCGGGGCCATCGAAGACGAGGAATCGTCCGCCAAGGCGTTGCATCCATGCTTGGGGGGTGGCGGGGGTGGTAGCGGGGGGGGCGGGCATCGCTAGAACATATCGCAATGGCCTAGACTGAGGGGATGCCGACGCAGTGGACCGACGATCCTTTGGAGCCCTACCGGCAGGCGCACGCCCAAGGCGGGTCGGCCTTCGGCGTGACGCTTTGGAACACCGAAGAGTCCCAACGCAAGCGCTTCCGTGTGCTGCGCGAGATGGTCTACCTGCAGGGCAAGCGAATCCTCGACGCCGGTTGCTCGCGTGGCGACCTCGCTGCCTACCTGCTGGAGCAGGGTCCGATGTACGGCCGGTACACCGGCGTCGACGGCCTCGCGGGGGTGATCGAGTTCGCCAAGAGTCGGGGGCTGCCGGACTCCGAGTTCGTGGCGGCGGACTTGCTCGAGCAACCCGAAGCCCTGCGCACCGGCGACCCGCAGGTGGTGTTTCTCTCCGGCACGCTGAACACCATGGACCTGCCGACAGCGCTCCAACTGCTGGAGTCGTGCTGGGAAGCGGCCAGCGAGACGCTGGTGTTCAACTTCCTCTCCGACCTCGTCGGGCCGAAGGCACCCGCGCAGGACTACCCCGCCTCTCGCCTGCCTACCGTGAAGCTGCTGGAATGGGCCGCCAAGCGCGCCGAGGGCAACGTGATGCTTCGGCAGGACTACTTCCGCCAGGGACACGACGCGACGGTGGTGATGGGGAAGGGGCTTTAGGCGAGACGCTGGATCAGATACCAGACGATCACACTTGCAATAAGAGCCACCAATAAACTGTTGATGAGTATTGCAATAATCGCATCGAAGAAAAGGCAGGATGGGAAGGTCAGTAAGAAAAAAAGAGCCCCGACGAATGTTGATTCAGATGAGGGACTGGAGAACTCCAGCGCAAGGATAAGAACAGTCACGAAGTACACAAGAGCTACACACACCGCTGCGGAGATAGCCATCACGACCGAAGCGATGATTCGCGTAGTCTTCTGATCCATAGCATTGAATCCTACATTCAGCACCTGTTGGATCAGTTGCTCCCCACCACCGCCCCCGCCGTATGCCCCGCAAACCCCGCGGCAAACACGGCATGAACCCCCTTCCGGGAGCACCGCCCCCCTCCCCCCCCCATTGCCCCCCCCACTGCCGGGATCGCGAGACCATGCAGGTCCATCGTGGTCTCGGGCGTCAGCCAGTTCATCGGCGGGATCCGACCCGCACGCAGACAGACACACGCAAGAACCAGGCTGACCAGACCCGAAGCCCCGAGCCCGTGGCCCAGCGCGCCCTTGTTGGCATACACACTCGGCAGCGTTTTCTGATGAGCACAGGCGCGAGCAAGCACCTCGACTTCCTGCGGGTCGTGGCCCTCCGTACCGGGCGTGTGCGGATGAAGACAGTCGATCGTC
This Phycisphaeraceae bacterium DNA region includes the following protein-coding sequences:
- a CDS encoding peptidylprolyl isomerase → MVLVAGLLAVSAFGQDGDAPEGTVVRLTTNAGDIDLLMYDEKTPGTVANFLRLVDEKAYDGAFFHRLVPGFVIQGGGFKVMENEAGEQVIGDVPDHGPVKNEPGIENVRGTLAMAKLGGDPDSATNQFFINLGDNRANLDNQNGGFTVFAEVMPEDLPMLDKLNRLERVNANGPFTDLPLLEIPEGDAVDLAGLLIIETARVVDPEAEAVEAGSETE
- a CDS encoding peptidylprolyl isomerase → MRKSLLAVGAVVSLGGAGLAAADPLVVGIGTGNTVARFETVLGPIHIEVFDAVSPSGTNGAYETTITPATATNFKTLIVQDAYQYMFFHRSAFLGNGEPFVVQGGGFRVTDPVSGSLAFVADNGTVINEPGISNTRSTIAMAKTAAGPDTASNQFFFNLGDNSANLDFQNGGFTVFARVLGNDMDIVDQISALLRINASTIHPAFNELPVLNPPVGGQILLSDLVITNDAFLLVPGDANFDSVVDLIDLSTLATNFQTSAIGAEFGDFNFDGVVDLIDLSTLASNFGAGTTVPEPVSAALLGAGLVGLKRRR
- a CDS encoding class I SAM-dependent methyltransferase, which encodes MTTARSTVVPENDRRSFSWRARLLLGLESVFPPAVAEVPSGEAEQAEHEYGKAAGSYQRFVNELGRVEGLDILDFGCGWGGESVWLAERGARVTGCDISSSAIEHARAFAERRGVLGGPKGVVFAEVGATELPFENGRFDAVFSTDVFEHVMDLETVLRELRRVLRPGGVLLTRFGPLFYSPLGYHLRWVTQVPWAHLMFGLGPVMEIRNTRRTPMDVSSWEETGLNRATFERFRQAVHTSGFEVKRLERIPVKGLRPLAMLPGVGDLMTFGVDARLVA
- a CDS encoding sialate O-acetylesterase; amino-acid sequence: MKTISRALLFVLILSGACSSAWATLQLPSVFGDHMVLQRDQEIPVWGKADAGQAVTVQLLEVDNPRPLAQGFTQADAQGRWRIDLQEQPAGGPYRLVVRGGDVVTLDDVYLGEVWLCSGQSNMEWPVRLSNNADAEAMAADDPLIRHFDVPRTISPLPLDDTESVWTVASPSTVPHYTAVGYFFARELRNKLGVPVGLINSTWGGTRIEPWMPPHSLAEYPELLAEAEAAAEKARSFTGSVEEAATEVEREQEAYTRAVAERRRRVIEGGTGLADGWAEPGLDVSDWTNMAVPGNWEDSGIEEFDAFDGVVWYRRTFDIPASWVGRDLVLELGGIDDIDTTYVNGTEVGKTGFDAGDHWRKPRVYQVPGTLITGLRVTLAIRVGDWYYAGGFNGTARDILVRLAEPRPGSQETVVRLAGVWKAKIDAAGVAGPMPPAPASAALGDATNRTPTALYHGMIQPVLPYGIRGAIWYQGESNASEAERYRDLMPGLINAWRADWGDEAMPFGIVQLANFMEVRTDPRESAWAELRDAQLNTAKTMDNVGLAVIIDIGEADDIHPRNKQDVGSRLARWAMADAYGQEGVGWSGPMFDRAFFVDNKVIVTFDLFGSRLATRDGSAPAGFAVQDEMGTWHWAEARIEGDRVEVWCDEVPSPVAIRYAWADNPVSANLVNTEKLPASPFEASMPESE
- the tmk gene encoding dTMP kinase is translated as MPAPPATTPATPQAWMQRLGGRFLVFDGPDGSGKSTQINRLIRAAEQAGLEVVTVREPGGTFVGEQVRSVLLDPANADAIDLTAEMLLFMASRAQLLAEKIRPALERGALVIADRFVSSTLAYQGTAGGLSLDGIRAVARVAVGRTWPDLVLVFDVDEQTAAARMNPLTRQQEFDQAKDRIELRSETFHRKVRQGYLDQATRDPEHYAILDACPDAETVCNTMMQTLAARSAEW
- a CDS encoding class I SAM-dependent methyltransferase, with the translated sequence MPTQWTDDPLEPYRQAHAQGGSAFGVTLWNTEESQRKRFRVLREMVYLQGKRILDAGCSRGDLAAYLLEQGPMYGRYTGVDGLAGVIEFAKSRGLPDSEFVAADLLEQPEALRTGDPQVVFLSGTLNTMDLPTALQLLESCWEAASETLVFNFLSDLVGPKAPAQDYPASRLPTVKLLEWAAKRAEGNVMLRQDYFRQGHDATVVMGKGL